In Spinacia oleracea cultivar Varoflay chromosome 5, BTI_SOV_V1, whole genome shotgun sequence, a single window of DNA contains:
- the LOC130461557 gene encoding uncharacterized protein has protein sequence MAFHKGIQEAIRLGIQNLHIEGDNLLVINSLKGIWKVPWKLQNIIQDIKTLLHQFRNVHTQHVFREANRAADWIANVGHLIVEPMCNPNSSPNLEDIVHSDYLGFTLVRRGS, from the coding sequence ATGGCTTTTCATAAGGGAATCCAAGAGGCTATCCGGCTAGGAATTCAAAATCTTCATATTGAAGGCGATAACCTGCTTGTCATTAACTCACTTAAAGGAATCTGGAAAGTTCCATGGAAGCTTCAAAACATTATCCAGGATATCAAGACTCTTCTTCACCAATTTCGTAATGTTCATACTCAACATGTGTTTAGAGAGGCAAACAGAGCCGCGGATTGGATTGCTAATGTAGGTCACCTCATTGTTGAGCCCATGTGTAACCCTAATTCCAGCCCGAATTTAGAAGATATTGTACACAGTGATTACTTAGGATTTACCCTCGTGCGGAGGGGCTCCTAA